The Echinicola jeungdonensis genome segment TCTGAATCCGTAATCATATAATTAATTAGGTTAAAAATCAGGAAATCACTTCACCAAACAAGGTGGCGGCGGTACAATCCGTGATTTTTAACCGTACATAATCTCCTTTTTTATAATCCCCTTTGGAGAAGATAACCACTTTATTGGCAGAATTTCTGCCTTTTAATTGTTCATCGGATCTTTTGGAAGAACCTTCCACCAATACTTCCTGTATCTGGCCAATATCCATCTGGTTTCTTTCTAAGGAATGTTGGGTTTGTTTCTGTATGATTTCCTGGAGCCGCCTTTTTTTGACCTCCAGGGGAATATCATCTTCATACTTTTTGGCAGCAAGGGTTCCGGGACGTTCGGAATAGAAAAACATATAGGAGAAATCGTATTTGACGATGTCCATCAAGGTTAAGGTATCTTGATGTTCCTCCTCGGTTTCTGAACAAAAACCGGCAATCATATCCGAGGAAATTCCACATTCTTCTCCAAGAATTTCCCTGATCTTAGCTACCCTTTCCAAATACCAATCCCTGTCATATGTCCTGTTCATCAGTTCGAGAACCCTGGAGTTTCCACTTTGTACAGGCAGGTGGATGTATTTGCAGATATTGTCATAAGCTTTCATGGTGTAAAGGACTTCATCGGTGATGTCCTTGGGGTGAGAGGTGGAAAACCTGACGCGAAGTTTAGGATCCACTTTTGCTACCATTTCAAGTAATTTTGCAAAATTATATACCTTACTGACCTCTCCCTGCTTGTTCAGCCTTGCTTTGTTGTTTTCCTCTGGAGACCACTTGTAACTATCCACATTTTGACCCAGAAGGGTGACTTCGCGAAATCCCTGATTGAATAAATCCTGAGCTTCCTTGACAATGGAGTGAGGATCACGACTTCTTTCCCTTCCTCGGGTAAAGGGAACTACGCAGAAAGAACACATATTGTCACAACCACGCATGATGGAAATAAAAGCACTTACTCCATTGGAATTTAACCTTACAGGAGAGATGTCTGCATAAGTCTCCTCCCTGGAAAGGAAAGTGTTGACACCTTTGTCTCCGTCTTCTGCTCCTTTTACCAGGTTGGGAAGGTCACGATAGGCATCAGGCCCTACAACTAAGTCGACCAACTTTTCTTCTTCAAGAAGCTTATCCTTCAACCTTTCAGCCATGCATCCCAATACCCCAATGGTCATTTCTGGCTTTTCTTTTTTGATCTGGTTGAATTGGGATAGGCGCTTTCTGACAGTCAATTCTGCCTTTTCACGAATGGAACAGGTGTTTAGGAAAATTACATCTGCTACTTCATAATCAGAAGTAGTGTCAAATCCATTTTTTTTCATTATGGAAGCGACGATCTCACTGTCAGAAAAGTTCATCTGACATCCGTAACTTTCTATATAGAGTTTTTTCTGCTTTCCAGTATTCTGCTCTTCTGTGGTTTTGAAATCACATGCTTGCGCCTCTTCCGCAGGGATAATATCTATATCCTTAATTAAATTCTCCATAGGACTCTTTTCAATCAATTTGAAATGCGAAATTAATAAAAATACCGACAAAATGACAGGTTTTTTCCGGATTAATACCTAAAGTGATTTTTTCTCCATTAGACCTAAATGTTCTAATCCGGATTTTCAATTTCCCTGCCTGAAAAAATGATAAACAATTTATTGACACACATGTTGATGAAGGTGTTTGAGGGTAAAAGAAGTCATCTTTGAAACCATTCCTTTTACCCAAACAACTTGGAATAATTTATCCGGTAAATGATTAAGGGGAAATCCTCGTTTTTTTCTTAAATTATTATCCATTTGGATTCAGGAGGTAGGGTTGAAATCTATCAGATAATTGAAATGATCAATTTTGTCTATTTGGGTTTTTGATCTACCTTTTCTTTGGAAGAAAACCATAACTAAACGGAAAATATCCATGTCCGATCAAAAGAAACATAATAAGTTAACCACGGCATCAGGAAGGATTTATGTGGAAAATGATAATACAAAAACAGTTGGTCCCAGAGGTCCCGTCTTAGTCGAGGATTATATTTTGCATGAAAAAATGGCCCATTTTAACAGGGAAAGAATTCCAGAA includes the following:
- the miaB gene encoding tRNA (N6-isopentenyl adenosine(37)-C2)-methylthiotransferase MiaB, which gives rise to MENLIKDIDIIPAEEAQACDFKTTEEQNTGKQKKLYIESYGCQMNFSDSEIVASIMKKNGFDTTSDYEVADVIFLNTCSIREKAELTVRKRLSQFNQIKKEKPEMTIGVLGCMAERLKDKLLEEEKLVDLVVGPDAYRDLPNLVKGAEDGDKGVNTFLSREETYADISPVRLNSNGVSAFISIMRGCDNMCSFCVVPFTRGRERSRDPHSIVKEAQDLFNQGFREVTLLGQNVDSYKWSPEENNKARLNKQGEVSKVYNFAKLLEMVAKVDPKLRVRFSTSHPKDITDEVLYTMKAYDNICKYIHLPVQSGNSRVLELMNRTYDRDWYLERVAKIREILGEECGISSDMIAGFCSETEEEHQDTLTLMDIVKYDFSYMFFYSERPGTLAAKKYEDDIPLEVKKRRLQEIIQKQTQHSLERNQMDIGQIQEVLVEGSSKRSDEQLKGRNSANKVVIFSKGDYKKGDYVRLKITDCTAATLFGEVIS